The proteins below are encoded in one region of Micromonospora sp. DSM 45708:
- the kal gene encoding 3-aminobutyryl-CoA ammonia lyase, with the protein MSEQDPRLGLTVTHRRYVPYSHAHYAGNLVDGAYALGLFGDVATEVCIRTDGDEGLFASYSDVQFRAPMKAGDVLEVVATVTRVGTRSRTIDFEARVVCRGRPDRGESAAEVLAVPVVAVTATGTVVVPPSA; encoded by the coding sequence TTGAGCGAGCAGGATCCGCGGTTGGGGTTGACCGTCACCCACCGCCGGTATGTGCCGTACTCCCATGCCCACTATGCGGGGAATCTGGTCGACGGGGCGTACGCGTTGGGGTTGTTCGGGGATGTGGCCACGGAGGTGTGTATCCGCACCGACGGGGACGAGGGGCTGTTCGCGTCCTACTCGGATGTGCAGTTCCGGGCGCCGATGAAGGCCGGTGACGTGCTGGAGGTGGTGGCGACGGTGACGCGGGTGGGTACCCGCAGCCGCACGATCGACTTCGAGGCGCGGGTGGTGTGTCGGGGTCGCCCGGACCGGGGGGAGTCGGCCGCGGAGGTGCTGGCCGTGCCGGTGGTGGCGGTCACCGCGACCGGCACGGTGGTCGTGCCGCCGTCGGCGTGA
- the kamE gene encoding lysine 5,6-aminomutase subunit beta has translation MVQVSFTLPVPHDKRAEGAAVQLANKMGMDPAMLVHAKPIGDGFTFFVVYGRVNHLVDLDRVQVVERDFPLLSAKEVNAVVKQRMRRKLSVVGACIGTDAHTVGIDAILNVKGIAGEKGLEYYRELKVSNLGAQVSVPELVEAARRERADAVLVSQVVTQRDAHLHNTREMSAAFREAMPAGKRPLLIVGGPRFDETMTAELGVDRIFGRGTTPGEVASYLVHALITSRKASR, from the coding sequence ATGGTGCAGGTGTCGTTCACGTTGCCGGTGCCGCACGACAAGCGGGCCGAGGGCGCGGCGGTGCAGTTGGCGAACAAGATGGGCATGGATCCGGCGATGCTGGTGCACGCCAAGCCCATCGGTGACGGGTTCACGTTCTTCGTGGTGTACGGGCGGGTGAACCACCTCGTCGACCTGGATCGGGTGCAGGTGGTGGAGCGGGACTTCCCGCTGCTGTCGGCCAAGGAGGTCAACGCGGTGGTGAAGCAGCGGATGCGCCGCAAGTTGTCGGTGGTGGGGGCGTGTATCGGCACGGACGCGCACACGGTGGGCATCGACGCGATCCTGAACGTGAAGGGCATCGCCGGGGAGAAGGGCCTGGAGTACTACCGGGAGTTGAAGGTCAGCAATCTGGGTGCGCAGGTGAGCGTGCCGGAGCTGGTCGAGGCGGCCCGGCGGGAGAGGGCCGACGCGGTGCTGGTGTCGCAGGTGGTGACGCAGCGCGACGCGCATCTGCACAACACGCGGGAGATGTCGGCGGCGTTCCGGGAGGCGATGCCGGCGGGGAAGCGGCCGTTGTTGATCGTGGGTGGGCCGCGGTTCGACGAGACGATGACCGCCGAGTTGGGTGTGGATCGGATCTTCGGTCGCGGTACGACTCCGGGTGAGGTCGCCAGTTACCTCGTGCACGCGTTGATCACGTCCAGGAAGGCGAGTCGTTGA
- the kamD gene encoding lysine 5,6-aminomutase subunit alpha: MSGKLGLDPVLVARARELARRAGQPVVDLARSHTTVSVERAVLRLAGVSGADPDGIPWVNRLVDAVVADVGLGHGVALPVFDALAREGIADVTLLAQKAAAGSVRFGVPSGKAATAARRSSRRAAAAGVRQIDRRRAERDRLVRRHGDPKQRPWIYLIVATGDIYEDIPQAQAAARAGADVIAVIRSTGQSLLDYVPEGATREGFAGTYATQENFRLMRAALDSSSRELGRYVRLTNYASGLCMPEMATLAGLERLDMMLNDSMYGILFRDINPIRTFVDQRFSRQVHARAGIIINTGEDNYLTTADAVDEAHTVTVSQLLNEFFAHEAGLSDGLLGLGHAFEINPDLPESFRLELAHALLARELFPDAPLKWMPPTKHMTGDVFRGNLLDGFFNLVGAMTGQGILLVGMMTEAVVTPWLSDRDVALQNVRYVLGAAGGLHEDFVPAPGGFIQQRAHRVLGEAVELLERIGEQSLLTAIAEGTFGIMKRPADRGKGLDGVARHEGDYYNPATEILEQSASSGSGVAP, encoded by the coding sequence GTGAGCGGGAAGCTCGGGTTGGATCCGGTGTTGGTGGCGCGGGCGCGGGAGTTGGCGCGTCGGGCGGGGCAGCCGGTGGTGGATCTGGCGCGTAGCCACACCACGGTGTCGGTGGAGCGGGCGGTGTTGCGGCTGGCCGGGGTGTCGGGCGCGGATCCGGACGGTATTCCGTGGGTGAACCGTCTGGTGGACGCCGTGGTGGCCGATGTGGGCCTGGGGCACGGGGTGGCGTTGCCGGTGTTCGACGCGTTGGCGCGGGAGGGCATCGCGGATGTGACGTTGCTGGCGCAGAAGGCGGCGGCGGGGTCGGTGCGGTTCGGGGTGCCGTCGGGGAAGGCGGCGACGGCGGCGCGGCGGTCGTCGCGGCGGGCGGCGGCGGCGGGGGTGCGGCAGATCGACCGGCGGCGCGCGGAGCGGGACCGTCTGGTGAGGCGGCACGGGGATCCGAAGCAGCGGCCGTGGATCTATCTGATCGTGGCGACGGGGGACATCTACGAGGACATTCCGCAGGCGCAGGCGGCGGCGCGGGCGGGCGCGGATGTGATCGCGGTGATCCGGTCGACGGGGCAGTCGTTGTTGGACTACGTGCCGGAGGGGGCGACCCGGGAGGGTTTCGCGGGCACGTACGCGACGCAGGAGAATTTCCGGTTGATGCGGGCGGCGTTGGACTCCTCGTCGCGGGAGTTGGGCCGGTACGTGCGGTTGACGAACTACGCGTCGGGGCTGTGCATGCCGGAGATGGCGACGTTGGCCGGCCTGGAGCGGCTGGACATGATGCTCAACGACTCGATGTACGGGATCCTGTTCCGGGACATCAACCCGATCCGGACGTTCGTGGATCAGCGGTTCTCCCGGCAGGTGCACGCGCGGGCGGGGATCATCATCAACACCGGTGAGGACAACTACCTGACCACCGCGGACGCGGTGGACGAGGCGCACACGGTGACGGTGTCGCAGTTGCTCAACGAGTTCTTCGCGCACGAGGCGGGGTTGTCGGACGGGCTGTTGGGTCTGGGGCACGCGTTCGAGATCAACCCGGATCTGCCGGAGTCGTTCCGGTTGGAGTTGGCGCACGCGTTGCTGGCGCGGGAGTTGTTCCCGGACGCGCCGTTGAAGTGGATGCCGCCGACGAAGCACATGACCGGGGACGTGTTCCGGGGCAACCTGCTGGACGGTTTCTTCAACCTGGTGGGCGCCATGACGGGGCAGGGCATCCTGCTGGTGGGGATGATGACGGAGGCGGTGGTGACGCCGTGGCTGTCGGACCGGGACGTGGCGTTGCAGAACGTGCGGTACGTGTTGGGTGCGGCGGGCGGGTTGCACGAGGATTTCGTGCCGGCGCCGGGCGGGTTCATCCAGCAGCGGGCGCACCGGGTGCTCGGTGAGGCGGTGGAGTTGCTGGAGCGCATCGGGGAGCAGTCGTTGTTGACGGCGATCGCCGAGGGCACGTTCGGGATCATGAAGCGGCCGGCGGACCGGGGTAAGGGTCTGGACGGGGTGGCGAGGCACGAGGGCGACTACTACAACCCGGCCACGGAGATTCTGGAGCAGTCGGCGTCGAGCGGGAGTGGGGTGGCGCCGTGA
- a CDS encoding amidohydrolase — translation MTNPSTLYRGGVLHCPAEPSATALLVRDGRIAWLGVDADAPAADRVVELDGALVTPAFVDAHVHATDTGLALSGLDLSGVRSAGELLDAVSAFAAGLPGDAVVLGHGWDESCWAEPVLPDAAAVDRAAGGRRVYLSQASIHSALVSAALLGACPEAASAAGFDRSGWLRRDAHHVVRAAAFGSVTRAQRVAAQRRALAHAASLGIAAVHECGGPDISDEEDFTGLLALSGAGVPEVYGYWGELLGAAKARDLGAVGAGGDLFADGALGSRTAHVSAAYLDGEPGACGHGYVSAEQVRDHLLDCAAHGVQGGFHAIGDAAIGTVLAGFAAAAQKVGTERLRAARHRVEHAEIMSKRLIAGFVEFGIVASMQPAFDRLWGGSGRMYESRLGLARSWESNPMGAMHGVGVALAFGSDSPVTPLDPWGSVRAAAAHHNPSQRMSVRAAFAAHTRGGWRAVHLDNEGVLALGAPATFAVWDAPAGVERGLPVVLAADPELRGPDDPTPLPVCRATVLRGDVIYQEGSS, via the coding sequence ATGACGAACCCCTCGACGCTGTACCGCGGTGGAGTGTTGCACTGTCCGGCCGAGCCGAGCGCGACGGCGCTGCTGGTGCGGGACGGGCGGATCGCCTGGTTGGGTGTGGACGCCGACGCGCCGGCTGCCGACCGGGTGGTGGAGTTGGACGGCGCGTTGGTGACGCCGGCGTTCGTGGACGCGCACGTGCACGCGACGGACACCGGGCTGGCGTTGTCGGGGCTGGATCTGTCGGGGGTGCGGTCGGCGGGTGAGTTGTTGGACGCCGTGTCGGCGTTCGCGGCGGGGTTGCCGGGTGACGCGGTGGTGCTGGGGCACGGTTGGGACGAGTCGTGCTGGGCGGAGCCGGTGTTGCCGGACGCGGCGGCGGTGGATCGGGCGGCGGGGGGCCGGAGGGTGTACCTGTCGCAGGCGTCGATCCATTCGGCGTTGGTGTCGGCGGCGTTGCTGGGGGCGTGTCCGGAGGCGGCGTCGGCGGCGGGGTTCGACCGGTCGGGTTGGTTGCGTCGGGACGCTCATCATGTGGTGCGGGCGGCGGCGTTCGGGTCGGTGACGCGGGCGCAGCGGGTGGCGGCGCAGCGGCGGGCGTTGGCGCACGCGGCGTCGTTGGGGATCGCGGCGGTGCACGAGTGCGGTGGTCCGGACATCTCGGACGAGGAGGACTTCACCGGGCTGTTGGCCCTGTCGGGGGCCGGGGTGCCGGAGGTGTACGGGTACTGGGGTGAGCTGCTGGGCGCCGCGAAGGCCCGGGACCTGGGTGCGGTGGGTGCGGGTGGGGATCTGTTCGCGGACGGGGCGTTGGGGTCGCGGACGGCGCACGTGTCGGCGGCGTACCTGGACGGGGAGCCGGGGGCGTGTGGGCACGGGTACGTGTCGGCGGAGCAGGTTCGTGATCATTTGTTGGACTGTGCGGCGCACGGGGTGCAGGGCGGGTTCCACGCGATCGGGGATGCGGCGATCGGCACGGTGTTGGCGGGGTTCGCGGCGGCGGCGCAGAAGGTGGGCACGGAGCGGTTGCGGGCGGCGCGGCACCGGGTGGAGCACGCGGAGATCATGAGCAAGCGGTTGATCGCCGGGTTCGTGGAGTTCGGGATCGTGGCGTCGATGCAGCCGGCGTTCGACCGGTTGTGGGGTGGCTCGGGTCGGATGTACGAGTCGCGGTTGGGGTTGGCGCGGTCGTGGGAGTCGAATCCGATGGGTGCGATGCACGGGGTGGGGGTGGCGTTGGCGTTCGGGTCGGATTCGCCGGTGACGCCGTTGGACCCGTGGGGGTCGGTGCGGGCGGCGGCGGCGCATCACAATCCGTCGCAGCGGATGAGTGTGCGGGCGGCGTTCGCGGCGCACACGCGCGGCGGGTGGCGGGCGGTGCATCTGGACAACGAGGGGGTGTTGGCGTTGGGTGCGCCGGCGACGTTCGCGGTGTGGGACGCCCCGGCGGGGGTGGAGCGGGGTTTGCCGGTGGTGCTGGCGGCGGATCCGGAGTTGCGGGGGCCGGATGATCCGACGCCGCTGCCGGTGTGTCGGGCGACGGTGTTGCGCGGTGACGTCATCTATCAGGAAGGCAGTTCGTGA
- the kdd gene encoding L-erythro-3,5-diaminohexanoate dehydrogenase, with product MTSPVGLHRVVEPAGVLPQAAWRLDADPRIAANEVRIRVERLNLDAASFRQLAEKHGGDGEKVRAEVLEIISTRGKMQNPVTGSGGMLIGTVEEAGRRSPLGLRAGDRVATLVSLTLTPLTISDGLARWDGRSEQVPCDGYAILFARSIAAVLPADLHPELSLAVLDVCGAPALTARVVAEQVARRAREGDPRAVSVAVIGGAGKSGSLSLAAARRAGAGRTVGVVPVAAERDALTAAGLADSVALADARDPVGLSTAVTTALGVPADVTVVCVDVPGCEHGAVLATADGGTVIFFSMATSFAAAALGAEGLAADVTMLVGNGFVPGHAELALELLRAEPGVRGLFEARLAAD from the coding sequence GTGACGTCACCGGTGGGTCTGCACCGAGTCGTGGAACCTGCGGGGGTGCTGCCGCAGGCGGCCTGGCGGCTGGACGCCGACCCGCGGATCGCGGCGAACGAGGTGCGGATCCGGGTGGAGCGACTGAACCTGGACGCGGCGAGTTTCCGCCAGCTGGCGGAGAAGCACGGCGGGGACGGGGAGAAGGTCCGCGCCGAGGTGCTGGAGATCATCTCGACCCGGGGGAAGATGCAGAACCCGGTGACCGGGTCGGGCGGGATGCTGATCGGCACCGTGGAGGAGGCGGGGCGCCGGTCCCCGCTGGGGCTGCGCGCGGGCGACCGGGTGGCCACGCTGGTGTCGTTGACGCTGACGCCGTTGACGATCTCCGACGGGCTGGCCCGCTGGGACGGGCGCAGCGAGCAGGTGCCGTGCGACGGGTACGCGATCCTGTTCGCGCGGTCGATCGCCGCGGTGCTGCCGGCGGACCTGCATCCGGAGTTGTCTCTGGCGGTGCTGGACGTGTGCGGGGCGCCGGCGTTGACGGCGCGGGTGGTGGCCGAGCAGGTGGCGCGGCGGGCCCGGGAGGGTGATCCGCGTGCGGTGTCGGTGGCGGTGATCGGCGGGGCCGGTAAGAGCGGTTCGTTGTCGCTGGCGGCGGCGCGGCGGGCGGGCGCGGGTCGTACGGTCGGGGTGGTGCCGGTGGCGGCGGAGCGGGACGCGCTGACGGCGGCCGGGTTGGCCGACTCGGTGGCGCTGGCCGACGCGCGGGATCCGGTGGGCCTGTCGACGGCGGTGACCACGGCGTTGGGGGTGCCGGCGGACGTGACGGTGGTGTGCGTGGACGTGCCGGGCTGTGAGCACGGCGCGGTGCTGGCCACGGCGGACGGCGGCACGGTGATCTTCTTCTCGATGGCGACGAGTTTCGCGGCGGCGGCGTTGGGCGCGGAGGGTCTGGCGGCGGACGTGACGATGCTGGTGGGGAACGGGTTCGTGCCGGGGCACGCGGAGCTGGCGTTGGAGTTGTTGCGGGCCGAGCCGGGGGTCCGTGGTCTGTTCGAGGCGCGGCTGGCGGCAGACTGA
- a CDS encoding KamA family radical SAM protein, protein MTQTQPVETIPTPRSTPVAVPAAGQPYEYRRTPLVEPDWTRFPGWRHVTREQWENAQWQRVNCVKNIKQLRVVLGDTVDETFYADLEADQKALATMSMLVPPQMINTMVPFAPMTTEALLADPVRRYMIPVASDRRTDWPSHPYASRDSLHEHDMWVAEGLTHRYPTKVLAELLSTCPQYCGHCTRMDLVGNSTPAVDKLKLTLKPVDRYDAHITYLKAHPGVRDVVVSGGDVANVPWRNLESYLMRLLEIETIRDIRLATKALMGLPQHWLQPDVVEGLERVARTAARRGVNLAIHTHVNHAQSLTPLVARAAQTALDVGVRDVRNQGVLMRGVNATSADLLDLCFALQGETGILPYYFYMCDMIPNAEHWRVPVWHAQQLQHDIMGYLPGYATPRIVCDVPFVGKRWVHMLTDYDRERGISYWTKNYRTSIESADLEALNKRYAYYDPIDTLPEAGQSWWHAHRDD, encoded by the coding sequence GTGACCCAGACCCAACCGGTGGAGACCATCCCGACGCCCCGCTCCACGCCGGTCGCCGTCCCCGCCGCCGGACAACCCTACGAATACCGGCGGACCCCCCTGGTCGAACCGGACTGGACCCGCTTCCCCGGCTGGCGCCACGTCACCCGCGAACAGTGGGAGAACGCCCAGTGGCAGCGCGTCAACTGCGTCAAGAACATCAAGCAGCTCCGCGTCGTCCTCGGCGACACCGTCGACGAGACGTTCTACGCCGACCTGGAGGCCGACCAGAAGGCCCTGGCCACCATGTCCATGCTGGTGCCACCACAAATGATCAACACGATGGTGCCGTTCGCACCCATGACCACCGAGGCACTGCTCGCCGACCCGGTCCGCCGCTACATGATCCCCGTCGCCTCCGACCGGCGCACCGACTGGCCCTCACACCCCTACGCCAGCCGCGACAGCCTCCACGAACACGACATGTGGGTCGCCGAGGGCCTCACCCACCGCTACCCCACCAAGGTCCTCGCCGAGCTGCTCTCCACCTGCCCGCAGTACTGCGGGCACTGCACCCGCATGGACCTCGTCGGCAACTCCACCCCCGCCGTCGACAAGCTCAAGCTCACCCTCAAGCCGGTCGACCGCTACGACGCCCACATCACCTACCTCAAGGCCCACCCCGGCGTCCGCGACGTGGTCGTCTCCGGCGGCGACGTGGCCAACGTGCCCTGGCGCAACCTCGAGTCCTACCTGATGCGCCTGCTGGAGATCGAAACCATCCGCGACATCCGGCTCGCCACCAAGGCCCTCATGGGCCTGCCCCAGCACTGGCTCCAGCCCGACGTCGTCGAGGGTCTCGAACGCGTCGCCCGCACCGCCGCCCGGCGCGGCGTCAACCTCGCCATCCACACCCACGTCAACCACGCCCAGTCGCTGACCCCGCTGGTCGCCAGGGCCGCCCAGACCGCCCTCGATGTCGGCGTCCGCGACGTCCGCAACCAGGGCGTGCTCATGCGCGGCGTCAACGCCACCAGCGCCGACCTGCTCGACCTCTGCTTCGCGCTTCAAGGCGAGACGGGCATCCTGCCGTACTACTTCTACATGTGCGACATGATCCCCAACGCCGAGCACTGGCGGGTCCCGGTCTGGCACGCCCAGCAGCTCCAGCACGACATCATGGGTTACCTGCCCGGCTACGCCACCCCGCGCATCGTCTGCGACGTGCCGTTCGTCGGCAAGCGCTGGGTGCACATGCTCACCGACTACGACCGCGAGCGCGGCATCTCCTACTGGACGAAGAACTACCGCACCTCGATCGAGTCCGCCGACCTGGAGGCGCTCAACAAGCGCTACGCGTACTACGACCCGATCGACACGCTGCCCGAGGCCGGCCAGTCCTGGTGGCACGCCCACCGCGACGACTGA
- a CDS encoding CsbD family protein — MSFTDKAKNKAQEMNGAAKERIGDVTDNERLRAEGANEQSTARARQAGQNVKQAGRDVKDAFEK, encoded by the coding sequence ATGAGCTTCACCGACAAGGCGAAGAACAAGGCCCAGGAGATGAACGGCGCGGCCAAGGAGCGCATCGGTGACGTCACCGACAACGAGCGGTTGCGGGCCGAGGGCGCCAACGAGCAGAGCACGGCGCGGGCCCGGCAGGCGGGTCAGAACGTCAAGCAGGCCGGTCGGGACGTCAAGGACGCGTTCGAGAAGTGA
- a CDS encoding histidine phosphatase family protein, with protein sequence MNEILLVRHGETTWSASHRHTSYTDLELTADGERQARALAPLLAGRRFVRVLSSPRQRATRTALLAGLTVDATDPELAEWNYGEYEGRTTAAIQEERPDWSIWTDGGPGGESPDDIGARLDRVLARITPLLERGSVALVGHGHSLRVLGARWIGLPPSAGGLLRLDTATLSVLGHEHGRRVIQRWNLPAPTTTGDDPDQAARH encoded by the coding sequence ATGAACGAGATCCTGCTGGTCCGGCACGGCGAAACCACCTGGAGCGCCAGCCACCGGCACACCTCGTACACCGATCTGGAGCTGACCGCCGACGGCGAACGGCAGGCCCGCGCGCTCGCTCCCCTGCTCGCCGGCCGGCGCTTCGTGCGGGTGCTGTCCAGCCCCCGGCAGCGCGCCACCCGCACCGCGCTGCTGGCCGGGCTCACCGTCGACGCCACCGACCCCGAGCTGGCCGAGTGGAACTACGGCGAGTACGAGGGCCGCACCACCGCGGCCATCCAGGAGGAGCGGCCGGACTGGAGCATCTGGACCGACGGCGGCCCCGGCGGGGAGTCACCGGACGACATCGGCGCCCGTCTCGACCGGGTCCTCGCCCGGATCACCCCGCTGCTGGAGCGGGGCAGCGTCGCGCTGGTCGGGCACGGCCACAGCCTGCGGGTGCTCGGGGCACGCTGGATCGGGCTGCCGCCGTCGGCCGGCGGGCTGCTGCGGCTGGACACCGCCACGCTCAGCGTGCTCGGCCACGAGCACGGCCGGCGGGTCATCCAGCGGTGGAACCTGCCGGCTCCGACGACGACCGGGGACGACCCCGACCAGGCAGCTCGGCACTGA
- a CDS encoding Lrp/AsnC family transcriptional regulator, with amino-acid sequence MEEIDRAIVAALTGDGRLSYTDLAERVGLSVSAVHQRVRRLEQRGVIKGYAARVSFEALELPLTAFVAIRPFDPSQPDDAPERLAHLPEIDSCYSVAGEDFYLLLVRVAGPADLERLLQEIRIAANVTTRTTVVLSTPYENRPPKISAELPGRGRPRSSSEPAGSTAG; translated from the coding sequence GTGGAGGAGATCGACCGCGCGATCGTGGCCGCACTGACCGGAGACGGTCGCCTGTCGTACACGGATCTGGCCGAGCGGGTGGGCCTGTCGGTGTCCGCCGTGCACCAGCGGGTCCGCCGGCTGGAGCAGCGCGGCGTGATCAAGGGGTACGCCGCACGCGTGTCGTTCGAGGCGCTGGAGCTGCCGTTGACCGCGTTCGTGGCGATCCGGCCGTTCGACCCGTCGCAGCCCGACGACGCGCCGGAGCGGCTGGCCCACCTGCCCGAGATCGACTCCTGCTACTCGGTCGCGGGGGAGGATTTCTATCTCCTGCTGGTGCGGGTGGCCGGCCCGGCCGACCTGGAGCGGCTGTTGCAGGAGATCCGCATCGCCGCGAACGTCACCACCCGCACCACGGTGGTGCTCTCCACGCCCTACGAGAACCGGCCGCCGAAGATCAGTGCCGAGCTGCCTGGTCGGGGTCGTCCCCGGTCGTCGTCGGAGCCGGCAGGTTCCACCGCTGGATGA
- a CDS encoding DUF433 domain-containing protein gives MTFPRITADPDVMGGAPCVRQSRVPVATLLAMMADGMSVTDILTDLPFLDEEDMAEVLSYAADAVRDRTAR, from the coding sequence GTGACCTTCCCCCGGATCACCGCCGACCCCGACGTGATGGGCGGGGCGCCCTGCGTGCGGCAGTCCCGCGTCCCGGTGGCCACGCTGCTGGCCATGATGGCCGACGGCATGTCCGTGACGGACATCCTCACCGATCTGCCGTTCCTCGACGAGGAGGACATGGCGGAGGTGTTGAGCTACGCCGCCGACGCGGTCCGCGACCGGACCGCCCGCTGA
- a CDS encoding acyl-CoA dehydrogenase family protein — MNVDRILPTDEAHDLLELATELADRELAPKAAGFEERAEFPRDVLRTLGRAGLLGLPYAEEHGGAAQPYEVYLQVLEILASRWLAVAEAVSVHTLSCYPLAQFGTDEQRKLLPDMIGGELLGAYCLSEPQGGSDAAALTTRAVRDGDAYVVTGTKAWITHARVADFYNVFCRTGGPGPKGISCLLADRATPGIAPQAAERTMGLHASPVAQIAFDDARVPAERLIGGEGAGFTIAMSALDSGRLGIAACAVGLAQAALDYAVDYARQRQQFGRAIVDFQGLGFMLADHATGISAARALLLAAARLRDAGRPYSIEAAKAKLFATDLAMRVTTDAVQVLGGAGYVADHPVERYMREAKVLQIVEGTNQIQRLVISRALARG; from the coding sequence ATGAACGTCGACCGGATCCTGCCCACCGACGAGGCCCACGACCTGCTGGAGCTCGCCACCGAGCTCGCCGACCGGGAGTTGGCGCCGAAGGCCGCCGGCTTCGAGGAGCGCGCCGAGTTCCCCCGCGACGTGCTGCGCACACTGGGCCGCGCCGGCCTGCTCGGTCTGCCGTACGCCGAGGAGCACGGCGGCGCCGCCCAGCCGTACGAGGTCTACCTCCAGGTGCTGGAGATCCTCGCCAGCCGGTGGCTGGCCGTGGCCGAGGCGGTCAGCGTGCACACGCTGTCCTGCTACCCGTTGGCCCAGTTCGGCACCGACGAGCAGCGCAAGCTGCTGCCCGACATGATCGGCGGGGAGCTGCTCGGGGCGTACTGCCTCTCCGAGCCGCAGGGCGGGTCGGACGCGGCGGCGCTGACCACCCGGGCGGTCCGCGACGGCGACGCGTACGTGGTGACCGGCACCAAGGCGTGGATCACCCATGCCCGCGTCGCCGACTTCTACAACGTCTTCTGTCGCACCGGCGGGCCCGGCCCGAAGGGCATCTCCTGCCTGCTGGCCGACCGGGCCACGCCCGGCATCGCACCGCAGGCCGCCGAGCGCACCATGGGCCTGCACGCCTCCCCGGTCGCGCAGATCGCGTTCGACGACGCCCGGGTGCCGGCCGAGCGGCTGATCGGCGGCGAGGGCGCCGGTTTCACCATCGCCATGTCGGCGCTGGACTCCGGCCGTCTCGGCATCGCCGCCTGCGCGGTCGGCCTGGCACAGGCCGCGCTGGACTACGCGGTCGACTACGCGCGCCAGCGGCAGCAGTTCGGCCGCGCCATCGTCGACTTCCAGGGGCTCGGCTTCATGCTCGCCGACCACGCCACCGGCATCTCCGCGGCCCGCGCGCTGCTGCTGGCCGCCGCGCGGCTGCGCGACGCGGGCCGGCCGTACTCGATCGAGGCGGCGAAGGCGAAGCTGTTCGCCACCGACCTGGCGATGCGGGTGACCACCGACGCGGTGCAGGTGCTCGGCGGCGCCGGCTACGTCGCCGACCACCCGGTCGAGCGGTACATGCGCGAGGCGAAGGTGCTCCAGATCGTCGAGGGCACCAACCAGATCCAGCGGCTGGTCATCTCGCGTGCCCTCGCCAGGGGCTAA